Genomic window (Armatimonadota bacterium):
GTGACGGCACACCAGGACTACCTGGACCTCGTCCACGAGCAGCGGACGGCCCTGACGACTTACGGATGGACCGACCGCAAGAAAGGATTCGTCCGCCAGCCCGTCGATCTGGCCATGAAGGACGTCTTGGCCGCAGGGTTGCCCGTCCGGGCGAACCCGCGGGTACCGGCAGGTGAATCAGAGTGAGGGCCGTCGGCCTGACTCTCGCACTCGGGCTAGGGCTTTCGGTCGCGGCCCACGCCCAGTTCTACGGCAACTACCGCGACGTGTCGCCCCCTGGGAGCCGGCGCGTCGCCGTGTCCGACGCCGGTGTGAACGTCCGGGTCGATCAGCGACTGAACGAGTTCGTACCGACCGACACCGAGTTCAAGGACGAGTACGGACGGAGCGTCAAGCTCCAGCGGTACTTCAGCGACAAGCCCGTCGTCATCCTTCCGATCTTCTATAAGTGTCCTGGAATCTGCGAAACCGAGCTGTTCGGGCTTATCGATAGCCTGAAGGGGTTCAAAAAGGACTTCGCAGGACGAGAGTTCACGGTCGTCATCCTCGGGATCGATCCGAACGAAGGAGCCGACCTGGCCGCAGACAAGAAGGACACGGCGATCGCGGCCTACATGGGCGCTTCGTCGGACAAGGCCCGACGTGCGTTCGCCGAAACAGGCTGGCACTTTCTGACGGGCGACCTCAAGAACATCCGCCGGGTCACCGACGCCCTCGGGTTCAAATTCACGTTCGACGAGACGAACGGGACGATCGTGCACCCGTCCGGCCTGATGGTCTTGACGCCGAGCGGGAAGATTAGCCGCTATTTCCTCTCGACGGACTACCCGCAGCAGCTCTTGCTGGACGCGATCCGCAAGGCCGGAAAGGAAGAGATCGGGGCCCGTGACGACCGTCCGTTCTTCTTGGCCTGTATCGAAGTCGACCCCTTGACGGGTCAAAAGACGCTGAACATCCTCAATGTCTTGAAGACGATGGGCGTCGTCACGGTTTTGGCCTTGGGCGGTGCGATCTTCCTTTGGAACCGCAACTATAGGGCCGCGCAAGGAGGCAACGTATGAACCTGAACGTGCTGAAGTACTTCCCGGTCATGCCGGAGCAAGCGTCCGACAACGCTTTCACTTACGACTTGATCTTCTGGTGGATCACTCTGCTCGCGGTGTTCTTCGCGACCGTGGTCATCATTCTCGTCGGGTTCCTGGCGCTGAAGTACCGACGCGGGTCGACCGCCGACCGGCGCAACCCGATCGACCACAGCAAGACCCTGGAGTACCTCTTCATCGGCGTCCCCACCGTCTTGGCCCTGTTCACGTTCTGGTGGAGCATGAACGAGTACATCAAGTACCGGACCATGCCGAAGGACGGCATCGAGGTCTACGTCGTGGGCAAGCAGTGGATGTGGCACCTGCAGCACACCAACGGCGTGCGGGAGAACAACAAAGTCCACATCCCTGTGGACACGAACGTCAAGTTCACGATGATCTCTCAGGACGTCATCCACGCGTTCTATCTCCCCGAGTTCCGCGCCCAGTTCCACGTCGTCCCGGGCCGCTATACCGAGCTCTACATTAAGCCGAAGAGGACGGGCACCTTCCGAATGCTGTGTGCGATGCACTGCGGCACCCAGCACTCGGAGATGGTCGGCCAAGTCGTCGTCATGTCGAAAAAGGACTACGCGGAGTGGCTGGCCAACGGAGGCGACGACAAGGACGTCGCGATGAATCCGGTCGAGGCGGGCAAGAAGATCTGGGACAGCAAGAACTGCGGCAGTTGCCACGCGTCGGTGGACACGACCCGCGGCCCCTCGCTCGTCGGCATCTTCGGAAAAGCCCGGCCGCTGGAAGACGGGACTCAGGTCGCGGACTCCACTTATGTCCGGGACTCCATCCTCACCCCCTGGCGAAGGATCACAAAAGGATACGACCCCACCATGCCGGCCTATCAAGGCCAATTGGTCGAGGACGACATCCTGAGCCTGATCGCCTACATCAAGTCGCTCTCGAACACGGGCGCCCCCGGGGCCAAAGCGCCATATGCGCCGACGGCACCTGGCGGGAAGAAGAATCTGTCGGGCAGCGGCCCGAACTCCACAGAAAGGACCAACGCAAGCGGATCAGCAGGAATGACACAGTTTGAGGAAGGAGCAAGCAAACAGTGAGCGCGACGGCCGTCAGTATCGGTGACCCGGTTCCGAAGAGGAACTACCTGAACGACGACCACACGATCGCGTCGTGGTTGTTGACGAAGGACCATAAACGGATCGCTGTCCTGTACCTGATCAGCGTCACGTTCATGTTCCTGCTCGGCGGTCTCGCCGCCGGCCTGGTGCGTCTGGAACTGACCTCGCCCCACGGTCAACTGTTCACGTCCGAGCAGTACAACAAGCTGTTCAGCGCGCACGGCATCGTGATGGTGTTCTTCGTCATCATCCCTGGCATACCGGCGATCCTCGGCAACTTCGTGCTGCCGTTGATGATCGGGGCCAGAGACCTTGCGTTCCCAAGGCTGAACCTGCTCAGTTGGTACCTCTACGTCCTAGGGGCGATCATCGTCCTGACCTCCTTCATCTTGGGAGGCGTCGATGCGGGCTGGACGTTCTATACGCCGCTCTCCAGCCTTTACTCCAACTCTCAGATCACCCTGTGCCTGCTCGGCCTGTTCATGGCCGGGTTCTCCTCGATCCTCACCGGTCTGAACTTCGTGGCCACCGTGCACAAGATGCGCGCACCGGGGCTGACGTGGTTCAAGATGCCGCTCTTCATCTGGGCCCAATACGCCACGAGCCTGATCATGCTGCTCGGCACGCCCGTCGTCGCGATCACCTTGGTGCTCGTCATCCTCGAGCGGACGCTCAAGTTCGGCATCTTCAGCCCGGAACTCGGCGGCGACCCGGTGCTCTTCCAGCACCTGTTCTGGTTCTATTCGCACCCGGCCGTTTACATCATGATCCTGCCATCGATGGGCGTCATCAGCGAACTGGTGGCGTGCTTCTCGAGGCGGCGCGTCTTCGGCTATGAGTTCGTCGCCTTCTCGAGCATCGGTATCGCCGCGATCGGGTTCTTGATCTGGGGCCACCACATGTACATCAGCAGCCAGTCGACGTTGCAGAACATCGTGTTCTCGCTCCTGACACTGATCGTTGCCGTACCGTCCGCGGTCAAGACCTTCAACTGGTCGATGACCATGTACAAAGGCTCTGTCCAGTTCACGACGCCGATGGTCTACGTGTTCGGCTTCTTAGGGCTCTTCCTGGTGGGCGGCCTGACAGGCCCGTACCTCGGCGCTGTGGCCGCCGACGTCCACTTGACCGGGACGTACTTCGTCGTCGCCCACTTCCACTACATCATGGTCGGCGGCGCGATCATGGGGCTCCTCGGAGGCCTCCACTTCTGGTGGCCGAAGATGTTCGGCAAGATGTACTCCGAGTTCTGGGGCAAACTGACGGCCTTGGTCGTCTTCGTCGGGTTCAACTTCACGTTCTTCCCGCAGTTCATCCTCGGATACCTCGGCATGCCTCGCCGCTACCACTACTACTATTTCGCACCGGAGTGGCAGGTGTACAACATCATGTCCACGGCCGGTGCCACGGTCCTCGGTATCGGCTACCTGTTGCCGATGTTCTATCTGACCGCCTCGTTGATCAAGGGTAAGGACGCCGGACCGAACCCGTGGGGCGCCAAAGGGATCGAATGGGAGCACGCCGATTCGCCGCCGGACCCGCATAACTTCCATCACACCGTGGTCGTCACCGAACCGCCGTACAACTACGACGCGATCCAGGACAACGACGAGTTCCGGAAGAAGTGGGGCGCCCCACCGGTCACCTACAAGGAGGACAACGTCTAATGGCCGCCCACGCGCACGCCGGAACCGTCGACCCGAACGCGCCTGTCGTCTACGAACAGTACGAATCGATCGACCAGCAACAGGAGACGTACATCCTCGGGATGTGGGCGTTCCTCGTGACCGAAGTCATGATGTTCGGCGCCCTGTTCCTCATTTACACCCTGTACCGATGGGGCTTCAAAGGCGAGTTCTTCATCTACCACGAGGAGCTGAACTGGTGGCTCGGCGGCATCAACACGATGAACCTGCTCACCAGTTCGTACCTGATGGCCAAAGCCGTCCGGCACGCCCAGCTCAACGAGACCCGAAAGCAGCTCCAGTCGCTCTGGCTGGTCGTCGTCTGCGGCTTGATCTTCTTGGTCATTAAAGGGTTCGAGTACGCGCCGAAGTTTCAACACCACCTGTTCCCGAACAACACCTTCCACTGGCCGCCAGAGCCAGGGATCGGCGGGAGCCCGGAGCACGCCCGGATCTTCTACTCGCTGTACTTCTCCATGACGGGCCTGCACGGCGTGCACGTCCTCGTCGGAATGATCATCATCGCCACGCTCGCGATCATGGTCAAGAAGAAGGCCAAGGTCATCACGGACTACATCCCGACAGAAATGGTGGGCCTGTACTGGCACTTCGTCGACCTCGTCTGGATCTTCCTCTACCCGCTGTTCTATCTCATCCCTAAGTAGGCCACCATGTCAGAAGCACACGCTGAAGCCCACGCCGGACACGCCCATCACGTCGTTTCGGAGAAAGTCCTGAAGAAGACCTTCGGGATCTTGACCGCAATGATGCTGTTGACCATTTTCGCGGCCCGCGCCCCGATCGACGGTCCCCGCCTGATCCCGTCCATGGCTCCGATCTTCGAGCAATGGTCGGGTTTCTGGGCGCTGACGAACGCGATCGCCCTCGGTATCGCCGTGTTCAAAGCCATCTGGGTCATCCGGTTCTTCATGGGCGCCCAGTACGCCTCCAACCTGGTCAAGCTCTACGTCGTCGGCGGCTTCATCGGCTTCTCTTTGCTCTTTATCTTGTTCTTCGACTACGTCGGCCGAGCGTTCGAACCCGTCCGGGGCTGGGAAAGGGTTCCCTCGTCGTCCTTCCCAAGGACTCAGACAGACGATGCCGGCGTACCCTTCAAACAGTTCCCGACGGCCGAAGCCCACGGCGGTGGCCACAGTCCGGAACCGACCGAAGGCACCGCGCCTTCGGGACACTGACAGAGCGGAGAGCGGTCGTCATCGGGCCGTGACCGTCAGGCCGAAAGGGTATCCTGACGTCTACCGATGACGGCCGCTTTCGACGTCACTTCCCTCAACCCGGAACAGCGCGAAGCCGTCCAATGGCCGGGCGGCCCTCTCATGGTCTTCGCCGGCGCCGGATCCGGCAAGACCCGCGTCATCACCTGTCGGATCTCGCGCTTGATCGCCGAAGGGTGCCCCCCCGGGCGGATCCTTGCCGTGACGTTTACGAACAAAGCCGCGCGCGAGATGAAGGAACGGATCGTCGAGATGGCCGGGCCTCAAGCGAGCGGACTCTGGATGGGGACGTTCCATTCTGTCTGCGCCAAGCTCCTGCGCATCGACGGCGCAGCGATCGGCCTTGACCCGAACTTCGTCATCTACGACGACGGCGACCAGGTCAGCCTCGTCAAAGAAATCCTCAAACAGCGCGGTATCGACGACAAGTCCGTCCAACCCAGGGGCGTCCTGAACGAGATCAGCCGGGCAAAGGAGCGCTTGATCGGCCCCGAGCGCTATGAACGCGAGTCGGCGGGCTTCTTCGAGAAGATCGTCGCCCAGGTCTATCGAGACTACAACGCCGCGCTCGCTCGGGCGAACGCGCTCGATTTCGACGACATCCTCATGAAGGCCGTCCGGCTGTTCGAACAAGCCGAACACGTCCGGGAGAAGTACCAAGACCGCTTCCTCCACGTCCTCGTCGACGAGTATCAAGACGTCAACTTCGCGCAATACCAGTTGGCGTCGCTCCTCTCGGCCAAGCACCGGAACATCACCATCGTCGGTGACGACGACCAGTCGATCTACGCCTGGCGCGGTGCCGATGTCTCGCTTATGATGCGGTTCAGCAGCGACCACCCGGACGCCAAAGTCGTCACGCTGTCCCAAAACTATCGTTCGACCAAGAAGATCTTGGACGCCGCCTATCACGTGATCCGCCACAACCGGGGACGTGCCGACAAGAAGCTCTGGACGGAAAACGTTTCGGGCGAACCGATCACCGTGAGCGAAGCCGGCACGGAGCAGGACGAGGCGATGCAGATCGCCGACGTCGTTCTCCGCGAAGTCCGCTCCGGAAGACGCGGTTGGGGAGACTTCGCCGTCCTCTATCGGACGAACGCCCAAAGCCGTGTCCTAGAAGAGGCGTTCCTCACGATGCGTATCCCCCATGTGCTCATCGGCGGCCAACGCTTTTACGAGCGCAAAGAGATCAAGGACGCCATCGCCTATCTCCGCCTCGTCTTGAACCCCGTCGACGACGTCTCCGTGCGGCGTGTCGTGAACGTCCCGGCCCGTGGCGTCGGTGCGACCACGTTGAAGAGCTTGGACACATGGGCCGCAGCGCGCTCCGCGAGTTTGTGGCAGGCGATGACGGACACCGCCGTTCAACAGGAGCTCGCGAAGAAGACGCTGTCCGGCGTCCGTGCCTTCACAGGTCTCATCGAGGACGCGGCCCATCTCGCTCAAGCCGGGCCGGTGACGCCCGTGCTCAAACACGTCCTCGACCGGAGCGGCTACCTCGAGGAACTCCGGGCGCAACGGGACGACGATTCGGTCTCGCGCTTAGAAAACCTGCAGGAGTTGGTCAATGTCACGGCCGAATACGACGAGAGCGCGGACGGGCCCTCCTTGGGAGGGTTCCTCGAAAACGTGGCCCTCATCGCCGACGTCGACTCATTGAACGAGTCGGGAGAGGCCGTCACACTCATGACCCTGCACTCGAGCAAAGGCCTGGAGTTCCCTGTCGTCTTCCTGATCGGCCTCGAGGAAGGCGTCTTTCCCCATTCCCGGTCGATGAGTTCCGACACGGAACTCGAAGAGGAGCGACGGCTCGCATATGTCGGGATGACCAGAGCGCGCGAGGAACTCCATCTGACCCACGCCACCCGAAGGTCGCTCTATGGACAGCCGTCGTTCAACCGACGTTCCCGGTTCCTTGACGACATTCCGAACGAGCACGTCCAGTCGCTGTTCGGTTCACGGACGTCGTCTCCACCTCCAGGGTTGACCACCGTCCGCCAGATGCGCACCGGAGAGTACGCGGTCATCGAACCGTCCCGGCCCGCGGACGCGCCGCCACGACCGTCATGGACACCGCCGTTCAACGTCGGCCAAAAAGTCCAGCACCGAAAGTTCGGCGTCGGCGTCGTCGTCGCGTGTGGGCCCCTAAAGAACGATGCCGAAGTCACGGTCGCGTTCCCCGGTGCCGTCGGGGTCAAAAAGATGGTCCAAAGCCTCGCCAAACTGGAGGCGGTCTGAGGAGACTTGCCTGGATGGCGGCACTCGCAGCCGTGGGAGGCTGTCAGGACCAGGCGACAGGTTTGATGCCGCTGTCCAAGAAGGCGGTTTGGACGTACTCCGTCCAAGGCGACTTCGACACCTATGTCGCGACGCTCAAGGCAGCAGACCGCGTGCCCGTCGGGCCGGCCGAGGGCTGGAAGCTCGACGGAACGATGGGTCCGAGCCGCTTGGGTTGGGCAGGCGGGACGCTGTACGCCTCCGAACTCGCGGGCCAAGGCTTCGAGCCCCCGTTGCCTCTCTACTCCCCTTCGCCCGTCCGTTGGAAAGGCCGCTGGAGCATGGGGAA
Coding sequences:
- the coxB gene encoding cytochrome c oxidase subunit II; its protein translation is MNLNVLKYFPVMPEQASDNAFTYDLIFWWITLLAVFFATVVIILVGFLALKYRRGSTADRRNPIDHSKTLEYLFIGVPTVLALFTFWWSMNEYIKYRTMPKDGIEVYVVGKQWMWHLQHTNGVRENNKVHIPVDTNVKFTMISQDVIHAFYLPEFRAQFHVVPGRYTELYIKPKRTGTFRMLCAMHCGTQHSEMVGQVVVMSKKDYAEWLANGGDDKDVAMNPVEAGKKIWDSKNCGSCHASVDTTRGPSLVGIFGKARPLEDGTQVADSTYVRDSILTPWRRITKGYDPTMPAYQGQLVEDDILSLIAYIKSLSNTGAPGAKAPYAPTAPGGKKNLSGSGPNSTERTNASGSAGMTQFEEGASKQ
- a CDS encoding UvrD-helicase domain-containing protein — encoded protein: MTAAFDVTSLNPEQREAVQWPGGPLMVFAGAGSGKTRVITCRISRLIAEGCPPGRILAVTFTNKAAREMKERIVEMAGPQASGLWMGTFHSVCAKLLRIDGAAIGLDPNFVIYDDGDQVSLVKEILKQRGIDDKSVQPRGVLNEISRAKERLIGPERYERESAGFFEKIVAQVYRDYNAALARANALDFDDILMKAVRLFEQAEHVREKYQDRFLHVLVDEYQDVNFAQYQLASLLSAKHRNITIVGDDDQSIYAWRGADVSLMMRFSSDHPDAKVVTLSQNYRSTKKILDAAYHVIRHNRGRADKKLWTENVSGEPITVSEAGTEQDEAMQIADVVLREVRSGRRGWGDFAVLYRTNAQSRVLEEAFLTMRIPHVLIGGQRFYERKEIKDAIAYLRLVLNPVDDVSVRRVVNVPARGVGATTLKSLDTWAAARSASLWQAMTDTAVQQELAKKTLSGVRAFTGLIEDAAHLAQAGPVTPVLKHVLDRSGYLEELRAQRDDDSVSRLENLQELVNVTAEYDESADGPSLGGFLENVALIADVDSLNESGEAVTLMTLHSSKGLEFPVVFLIGLEEGVFPHSRSMSSDTELEEERRLAYVGMTRAREELHLTHATRRSLYGQPSFNRRSRFLDDIPNEHVQSLFGSRTSSPPPGLTTVRQMRTGEYAVIEPSRPADAPPRPSWTPPFNVGQKVQHRKFGVGVVVACGPLKNDAEVTVAFPGAVGVKKMVQSLAKLEAV
- a CDS encoding cbb3-type cytochrome c oxidase subunit I, whose protein sequence is MLTKDHKRIAVLYLISVTFMFLLGGLAAGLVRLELTSPHGQLFTSEQYNKLFSAHGIVMVFFVIIPGIPAILGNFVLPLMIGARDLAFPRLNLLSWYLYVLGAIIVLTSFILGGVDAGWTFYTPLSSLYSNSQITLCLLGLFMAGFSSILTGLNFVATVHKMRAPGLTWFKMPLFIWAQYATSLIMLLGTPVVAITLVLVILERTLKFGIFSPELGGDPVLFQHLFWFYSHPAVYIMILPSMGVISELVACFSRRRVFGYEFVAFSSIGIAAIGFLIWGHHMYISSQSTLQNIVFSLLTLIVAVPSAVKTFNWSMTMYKGSVQFTTPMVYVFGFLGLFLVGGLTGPYLGAVAADVHLTGTYFVVAHFHYIMVGGAIMGLLGGLHFWWPKMFGKMYSEFWGKLTALVVFVGFNFTFFPQFILGYLGMPRRYHYYYFAPEWQVYNIMSTAGATVLGIGYLLPMFYLTASLIKGKDAGPNPWGAKGIEWEHADSPPDPHNFHHTVVVTEPPYNYDAIQDNDEFRKKWGAPPVTYKEDNV
- a CDS encoding cytochrome c oxidase subunit 3 family protein, whose translation is MAAHAHAGTVDPNAPVVYEQYESIDQQQETYILGMWAFLVTEVMMFGALFLIYTLYRWGFKGEFFIYHEELNWWLGGINTMNLLTSSYLMAKAVRHAQLNETRKQLQSLWLVVVCGLIFLVIKGFEYAPKFQHHLFPNNTFHWPPEPGIGGSPEHARIFYSLYFSMTGLHGVHVLVGMIIIATLAIMVKKKAKVITDYIPTEMVGLYWHFVDLVWIFLYPLFYLIPK
- a CDS encoding SCO family protein, with product MRAVGLTLALGLGLSVAAHAQFYGNYRDVSPPGSRRVAVSDAGVNVRVDQRLNEFVPTDTEFKDEYGRSVKLQRYFSDKPVVILPIFYKCPGICETELFGLIDSLKGFKKDFAGREFTVVILGIDPNEGADLAADKKDTAIAAYMGASSDKARRAFAETGWHFLTGDLKNIRRVTDALGFKFTFDETNGTIVHPSGLMVLTPSGKISRYFLSTDYPQQLLLDAIRKAGKEEIGARDDRPFFLACIEVDPLTGQKTLNILNVLKTMGVVTVLALGGAIFLWNRNYRAAQGGNV